acttaccaccagtaccaattactgtttacACCTCGGCCTATTaacaattagtgttttgcactctcagccctgttcctgCCAAGTTATGTGAGCAGGGGCTGCCTCTTGTTCTCAGCTTAGCTTTGTTTTCTATTAGCAAAGTTTTGACCATTGTTAGCCAGGCCTCAGGCCTGTGCTACGTAGACTTTTGTTTCAGGTCCTCATCTTACTACATGGGATATAAATAGTTTAAACCAAACTATTAGAGAGTAAAATTAGGCCTTCATGGTGATTGTTTATACCACATctgcttactagggatgttaaaattagaataatcaactaatcaaaaagtcaatggaatttccatccactattggattagtcaataagggtgtttccgctttgaaatgtagcaagagcctgcccagctgttgctacattttaaaggtgGAAGTGACAGGCAGCCtactgcctttgaaatgtacaagagccccagcaactGGTTGAGTATAGAGAAATATGCATAATGGAAACTAAAGTACACTGGCAAAACCTAGGGTTTACTTCAACCAGCTTACATGTTACAAATACAACTGTCTTGTCTACAGAAGTCAGCTACCATGGGTTAAAATGAACACTTTTTTTCTAGTGAAGACAAGACCTGAGGGGGCTCTGCCTCATATTTAATAAGTATGACTGAGCATACCCTCTTCGtgccccaggccaggccagggcaaGTGATTCACAAGGTAATGTGGTTTGCAACCTGCAGCACAAAGAAGGTACTCTGGGATTTGGGGGTCTGTTGAGTGCCAGTCTATAAGGATTATTTGGGAAGCACAACCACTCCATGCCAATGATTAACTCCCCTTCTTCCAGTTTCTCCCAACCAATGCTGTCCCTCCGATAGTGCCCCCGTGCAGCCCAGTACCTCCCAACATAACCATCCCAGTACCTCTGTTCCACATAGTCCCTTCCAATATAATCATCCCAGTAATCCATCCTATCCAGTACCCCTTAATATAACCATCCCAGTACCCTGCCCAACCTAGTACCGCTATTGTAGCCTTTTCCAGTAACCCCATCCCACCCAGCAACCCCGTCCAACCCAATTGCTGGAAATGCGCAACAGgcaatggatcatttgatgattacctgttccgtttattccctctggggcacctgacattggccactgctggaagacaggacactgggttagatggacctttggtatgatcCAGTATGGTTCTTCTTATGTTCAGTAACTCCCAACACAATCCTCCCAGAACCCCCATCTCATCTGGTACCTCCCAACACAACCATCCCAGGACCCCCATCCCACCCAGTACCTCCCCACACAACCATCCTAGCATCCCCGTCCTACCCGTTACCTCCATCCCACCAGGTACCTACCCAACACAACGCTCCCAGTACCCCCGTCCCATCTGGTACCTCCCAACACAaccctcccggtacccccgtccCATCTGGTACCTCCCAACACAaccctcccggtacccccgtccCATCTGGTACCTCCCAACACAaccctcccggtacccccgtccCATATGGTACCTCCCAACACcaccctcccggtacccccgtccCATCTGGTACCTCCCAACACcaccctcccggtacccccgtccCATCTGGTACCTCCCAACACCACCCTCCCGGTACTCCCGTCCCATCCGGTACCTTCCAACACcaccctcccggtacccccgtccCATCCGGTACCTCCCAACACAACCCTCCCAGTACCCCCGTCCCATCCGGTACCTCCCAACACcaccctcccggtacccccgtccCATCCGGTACCTCCCAACACAACCCTCCCGGTACTCCCGTCCCATCCGGTAACTCCCAACACCACCCTCCTGGTACCCCCGTCCCATCCGGAACCTCCCAACACcaccctcccggtacccccgtccCATCTGGTCCCTCCCAACACcaccctcccggtacccccgtccCATCTGGTCCCTCCCAACACAaccctcccggtacccccgtccCTCCCAACACcaccctcccggtacccccgtccCATCTGGTACCTCCCAACACAaccctcccggtacccccgtccCATCTGGTACCTCCCAACACAaccctcccggtacccccgtccCTCCCAACACcaccctcccggtacccccgtccCATCTGGTCCCTCCCAACACGACCCTCCCGGTAACCCCATCCCATCTGGTACCTCCCAACACAaccctcccggtacccccgtccCATCTGGTACCTCCCAACACAaccctcccggtacccccgtccCTCCCAACACcaccctcccggtacccccgtccCATCCGGTACCTCCCAACACAaccctcccggtacccccgtccCATCCAGTACCTCCCAACACGaccctcccggtacccccgtccCATCCGGTACCTCCCAACACGaccctcccggtacccccgtccCATCCGGTACCTCCCAACAGCACCCGCCCGGTACCCCCGTCCCATCCGGTCCCTCCCAACACcaccctcccggtacccccgtccCATCTGGTCCCTCCCAACACcaccctcccggtacccccgtccCATCTGGTACCTCCCAACACAaccctcccggtacccccgtccCATCCGGTCCCTCCCAACACAaccctcccggtacccccgtccCATCCGGTACCTCCCAACACCACCCTCCCGGTACCCCGTCCCATCCGGTACCTCCCAACACcaccctcccggtacccccgtccCATCCGGTACCTCCCAACGCcaccctcccggtacccccgtccCATCCGGTACCTCCCAACGCcaccctcccggtacccccgtccCATCCGGTACCTCCCAACGCcaccctcccggtacccccgtccCATCCGGTACCTCCCAACGCcaccctcccggtacccccgtccCATCCGGTACCTCCCAACACcaccctcccggtacccccgtccCTCCCAACACCATGCTCCCGGTACCCCCGTCCCACCCGGTACCTCCCAACACcaccctcccggtacccccgtccCACCCGGTACCTCCCAACGCcaccctcccggtacccccgtccCACCCGGTACCTCCCAACGCcaccctcccggtacccccgtccCACCCGGTACCTCCCAACGCcaccctcccggtacccccgtccCACCCGGTACCTCCCAACGCCACCCTCTCGGTACCCCCGTCCCATCCGGTACCTCCCAACGCcaccctcccggtacccccgtccCATCCGGTACCTCCCAACGCcaccctcccggtacccccgtccCATCCGGTACCTCCCAACGCcaccctcccggtacccccgtccCTCCCCACACCACGCTCCCGGTACCCCCGTCCCATCCGGTACCTCCCAACTCcaccctcccggtacccccgtccCTCCCCACACCACGCTCCCGGTACCCCCGTCCCATCCGGTACCTCCCAACGCcaccctcccggtacccccgtccCATCCGGTACCTCCCAACGCcaccctcccggtacccccgtccCACCCGGTACCTCCCAACGCcaccctcccggtacccccgtccCACCCGGTACCTCCCAACGCCACCCTCCCGGTACCTCCCAACGCcaccctcccggtacccccgtccCATCCGGTACCTTCCAACGCcaccctcccggtacccccgtccCACCCGGTACCTTCCAACGCCACCCTCCCGGTACCCCCCGTCCCAGCCGGAACCTCCCAACGCcaccctcccggtacccccgtccCACCCGGTACCTTCCAACGCcaccctcccggtacccccgtccCACCCGGAACCTCCCAACGCcaccctcccggtacccccgtccCACCCGGTACCTCCCAACGCcaccctcccggtacccccgtccCATCCGGTACCTCCCAACGCcaccctcccggtacccccgtccCACCCGGTACCTCCCAACGCcaccctcccggtacccccgtccCACCCGGTACCTCCCACCGCcaccctcccggtacccccgtccCACCCGGTACCTCCCAACGCcaccctcccggtacccccgtccCACCCGGTACCTCCCAACGCcaccctcccggtacccccgtccCACCCGGTACCTCCCAACGCcaccctcccggtacccccgtccCACCCGGTACCTCCCAACGCcaccctcccggtacccccgtccCACCCGGTACCTCCCAACACAaccctcccggtacccccgtccCATCCGGTACCTCCCAACGCcaccctcccggtacccccgtccCACCCGGTACCTCCCACCGCcaccctcccggtacccccgtccCATCCGGTACCTCCCAACGCcaccctcccggtacccccgtccCATCCGGTACCTCCCAACGCcaccctcccggtacccccgtccCACCCGGAACCTCCCAACGCcaccctcccggtacccccgtccCACCCGGTACCTCCCAACGCcaccctcccggtacccccgtccCTTCCGGAACCTCCCAACGCcaccctcccggtacccccgtccCATCCGGTACCTCCCAACGCcaccctcccggtacccccgtccCTTCCGGAACCTCCCAACGCcaccctcccggtacccccgtccCTCCCAACGCcaccctcccggtacccccgtccCTCCCCACACCACGCTCCCGGTACCCCCGTACCGGGCGGTACCGCCCATGGCTCTATTCTGACGCTGCcggggcgctgggggcggggcttggtgCCGCGTTTGAGGGGTTGTAGCAGCGGTACCAGGGCCGCTCTCGGCTCGGTCGCCTCAgcaaagccccgccccctaacTCGCCGCGCGCccgcggtgcattgtgggacgcGTGCGGTCGGGCGGGCGGTTGGGTCACGGCCTTGGTGGAGTTCGGGAGGGGCCGCACGagacaggcccctcccccgcccgcccgcgcgCCATGGACGCGGAGCATCTGGACGAAGTGGCGGCCGAGCTGCAGGGCAGGCGCGAGGCCCTGGGTGGCTGGGGCCTGGCGCAGCTCGCCGCGAGCTCGGCTCTCGCTGTCTATGCCATGTGGGCGGCGCTCACGCCCGGCTTCCGCCGCCTGCCGCTCCGGCTGCAGGTAGCGCGtcccgcccctgccctgggcagcgagCGGCGTCTGCCGCGTGAGACGAGACCCCCGAGACCCGCTCTTCGCTCCCCTGCCCGAGGGAGCAGCGGGTCCCGTTGGCTGGCAGCAGGCTTGCCAGTGGCTCTTGTTGcaagatgaagcaaaatgcaggacaatgtagcactgtaaagactaacaagatggtttattagatgatcagctttcgtgggccagacccattgatctgaggaagtgggtctggcccacgaaagctcatcatctaataaaccatcttgttagtctttacagtgctacattgtcctgcattttgcttcagctaccccagactaacacggctacatttctatcattgttGTAAGATGTTTCATTCTAAAGGCTccccatagaatcctagggctggaagagacttcaggagatcGAGTCCAACTCTAACCACTTCACAAACTCCGTACTTGAAACCTGACATGATTATTGTTACAATGttgttttatttgaaaatgaaaagaTAGACACCAGCTGGGTTTTGGTGAGCTGTGCTTAGGATACAACCTTCTGTTTGAGTAAGTGGGTGCAGTTTCCTAGAAATCACTTCCACCAGTTATGGATCTGGCTCTTAATTTCCAGTTTCTCTTAGCATAGTAGTCAAGGAGCTTGAGACAGCAGGCAGTAAGATATTGAGCTTCTCCAGGTCTTAGTCTCCAGCTGGGAGACTCCTGACTATCAGAATAGGAGGAAACAGCATTAAATAGATCTCATGGGTAGGTGACCAAAGTGCAGCCTGTGGCTGATCTTGCAGTCAGTTCCATATGGGCAAACACTTCTGTTCATATGGAAAATTAGTGAAGCCAGTTGAACTCTGGGCCATAACAAGTGCTTGCCTGCACAGATCCATTTGCAGAATTGGAGGTGGTTTGCAATGGATGTGTAGCCTTCACAAGTGTGGAACTACCTGTCCAAACATCATGCATTGTAGGATGCTTTATTTAATCCCAATGCTCTTATCTTTCAGCTGTTCCAGTTGGTTCACTTATGTTTGACTGGGGCTTACAATTCTTATTTCTCTAAACCAGGTGCCGTATGTACCATCAAGTACCAAGCAAGTTGAGAATGTTATGTCGCTGCTGAAAGGACGTGCCGGAAAGATGGTGGATTTAGGATCAGGAGATGGCAGAATTGTAAGAGAGGAAAAAGTCCTTGTGTTTGATATTCACAGCTGCTGGTTGTATGCATTTTGAAGAATTATAACAGTATTAAAGGTAGATCTCCCTCTGCAAGAGCATGCACATCCTGATACCTGTTTCGTCAGTGTATATGCAGAGTAACTTAGTTGAGATTATGGTGGACATACACCAGAGTAACCCCTTAGACTGGAAGCTCTTTCAAGGCAATTGCCTTGATCCATTCCTTGCAAAGGCTTCCTGGGACCGGAGCAGCTGTGAGTTATTCCACAAGGAGCATTCTTTGTGTCCCTTTCCTAGACTTGGACTTCTTAATGAATCTGGGACTGGAGGTGAGAGTCCCCATAGGGGTTTTGCTCCTGCACATCTTAGAATGACTCCTCTGGAAGCAGCTATAGTACCAGTGGAAGGGAATCTCCCTACAGtatgagaaaaatatttctgataaGACTGGCACTTACAACCATGCTCAAAACCTGTCTTGTTCTTTCCTCATTCTGAATCTGAGCCTGCAAGGTGCTAACTGAGCACACTGAACTGAGTGGAGTTGAAAATGCTCTTCACTGTATCAAGCCCTTAGTTTCTATTCCACTGCCTTCCTGATTTATCCCAAAGGATATTACATGCTGAGCCTTGCTGGCTACCTTCTAGACTTGCATCTGGTCACTATTACTCACTCCTTACCTTCCTACCTCATTCCCTACAAGATGTGTTAGTGACTGCTGTGCAAGTAACCATACTTCTTGTGGGTAATGCTCTTATCCCATTCAGTGGTTGCTGCTGGGCATGAAGTAGCTGGAAGCTGTCTCACTTACAGCCACTGCTCCAAAGATTATTTCAGGAACAAAAATGGAGATTAATTTTGGTTTCAATTCCTCTCTCCAGGTATTAGAAGCATATAAACAAGGTTTCAGACCAGCTGTTGGCTATGAACTCAACCCCTGGCTTTTGACACTCTCCAACTACCGCGCCTGGAGAACTGGATGTTATGGGAAGGTATTCTACCAACGGCAAGATCTATGGAAGGTAACTTTTTGTGGTGGAGTTAGGACTCTGGATTTCTCAGCCTGAGTACATTATCTCAAAGATCTAAGGAGCTATCTCTgccaaacaaaaatcagggcTTTAGTCAGGCTGCACAAAAGGTTCAACATTCTCCAAACTTCTCATTAGcactggttttttgttttggagagagtgtgtgtgctggggaAGCCTGAGAAACCATGTGCTTTCTCTTTAAGGCACTCACTCACCAGATAGCTGGGTGGTTCAGACTGTAGCAGCTGCCAGCAGCTCTCCTGCTCCTGAGCCCTGACCCTCCACCCCAGTTTTCAGAGATAAGAACATCAAAaccgccatactgggtcagaccaaaggtccatccagcccagtgtcctgtccgcCGACAgttggccaacaccagatgccccagagggagggatcgcaACAAGTAATCCTcttgtgatccctcccgtcacccacctccagagaaacagaggctagggccaccattcctacccatggtggctaatagccattgatggacctaacctccatgaatctatctagctcattttttaaccttgttaaagtcctagtcttcaccacatcctctggcaaagagttccatgggttgactgtgcactgagtgaagaaaaactgagtgaagattattttttccaatgtgcattactttacatttataaacattaaatttcatttgccattttgttgcccaatcacttagtttggggagatctttttgaagctcttcacagtctgctttggtctcaactatcttgagcagtttaatatcatctgcacattttgccacctcactgtttatccctttctctagaagatcatttataaataagttgaataggacggGTCCCAGGACACACTCTTAGGGaatcccactagttacctctctgcactcggaaaacttaccatttattcctgcccttggtttcctgtcttttaaccagttatcaatccacgaaaggactttctgtcttatcccatgataacttactttacttaagagcttttggtgagggaccttgtcaaaggctttctggaaatctaattattttatatccactggatcccccttgtccacatgttcgttgacccccctcaaagaactctagcagatcagtaaagcaggatttccctttacagaaaccatgttaacttcccccaacaaattatactCATCCATggttctgacaattttattttttactagagtttcaactaatttgttcAGTACtgactgtatcagaggtagcagtgtggggtgccaggcaggagctggtctgcaacgggagccagtttaaaaaccagctcccctcgcggactggcTACCTGTcactctgtactgctgcctctgtattagcaGCTGCTGTCTAGGTGaggagctgagctcctggacccagcacaagccagaactgagccaggctgcctgtccacctggctcccaatacactttaaatgcagagccgcagcgagaactgagcagggctgctggccagcctgctaaaaaattactggcaagtgggagagggaaatgcatgtagtctataacattaacctataagcttttgcttatcggttaatcaactacactattatattCCTAATTGACTGTCTATACCTAGGCGCTAGGTGTGCACTGAGCCTTAGAAAGACACATTAGCAAGAGCCAAATCTCTCCCCGCATCTGAAACTAGGCTGAAGTAAACACTGGCTGGTATGGACTAGATCGGTGGTTCTAAAACCATGGGCCACTTGTGGCctaatcagcacacagctgtggcCCACATGACATTGTAAGGGCCATGCAAGCAATGTATAGTGTGGATGCAGCCCATATAACACACAAAGAACTGCCTATGCTGCCCACGTGGTAAATAGGTTAAAAAGGCCTGGACTCAAACTAATAAGTCAGTCCCATCTCTACATTTTGGGACCCAAAGATTTTATTTAATCCATTAGCAAAGAGACACACCTGCATCTTGTCCAGCAATGTTTTTCGCAACACCTTCCCCGGTAACAGTGCATCTCTCTCCTCTCTAAGAGCTCACTTGCTCAGTACACTTGACCTCTTCCGGGTTTAGCATAACTTCCTGTATGTTGAGAAGTGAAATTGGACCCTTACACACAGACTCTGCTGAGATCCTCTTTCTCTGGCACACTTTGCACTGTCCCCTCAGCTTGTTATTTCTCTCTCCAAGACTGACTTTATCTTCTTAAAGGTGAACCTATGTGACTGCAACAATGTGTCTGtgttcctggctcccagtgtggTAAGTCCAAACGCGCTCTAGTGACTGGTAAACAAGGCTAAGGGTGAAGGGCTGGTTGCTAATTTTCTACTTTGTTGGGCAAATCAGTGAAGAGGGAGGATACTCAAGATAAAGGGATCATTCTGAATGTTGGCAAAAAACTTGTAAGAAAATGGCACTAGATCTATGTATGTTCACGAAATGAACCAAACCCTGGTGCATCTGCCTTAACGAGGAAACTGTGAACATCCTCAAATAGCCCATCATTGTTAGTGTGAGGTTTCCTTGAACAAAGTGTAGTTTCTCTCTGTTCCTGACACAGCAGAATAGTTTGAATATTGGATCTACTGAGAAATTGCCATATGTACTGAGTGACTGCATCCCTAGCAGGATCTACAAGATGCTGAGCACTGGCATGCCCAG
The nucleotide sequence above comes from Pelodiscus sinensis isolate JC-2024 chromosome 16, ASM4963464v1, whole genome shotgun sequence. Encoded proteins:
- the ANTKMT gene encoding adenine nucleotide translocase lysine N-methyltransferase, coding for MDAEHLDEVAAELQGRREALGGWGLAQLAASSALAVYAMWAALTPGFRRLPLRLQVPYVPSSTKQVENVMSLLKGRAGKMVDLGSGDGRIVLEAYKQGFRPAVGYELNPWLLTLSNYRAWRTGCYGKVFYQRQDLWKVNLCDCNNVSVFLAPSVMIFQHKDKGSTTIRFPLQLLGDCVIGEELNSRQQYIKGTSTSSQGVLTFKFIFLYGATDCLNMIQTLSSEDILREAANLQDYPTASIYTYAHPSAPRASRSLSTLPHWPPPYPGPPELPPPYSEVESTSPRERQEGCCRCRALRTQEQTDRQN